The DNA segment GCTGGTGTCCGGCGCGGATGTGCTCATGCCGAATCTGACCGAGGCGTCCATTCTGACCGGACGGGCATACCCCGGTCAGGATCTTGACGACGCACAGGTGAATGGCGTTCTCGATGCGTTGCTGGATTTGGGCGCGAAGCACGTGGTGCTCAAGGGCATCGACCGCGGCGACGGCATGATCCGCAACTATGTGGCGTCCGCCGCCACCGGCTCGACGGGGAAGAGGGAATTGGCACATGGCAAGCTGCCGTTCATGGTCCACGGCACGGGGGATGCGTTCGCCTCGGCGCTGTGCGGCGCCGTGATGGCCGGTAGGTCGTTGGCCGAGTCCGCCCGCATCGCCGGCGAATTCGTACGTCATGCCATGGAGAGCACGCAGTATCAGCCGCATCATGATGAGCGCGGCGTGAGTTTCGAACTGAATCTGAACGAGCTGACGGGCTTGGTGCACCGCTGATTCGCGGATTCGCGCATCCTGGGTAACGGCACGGCTGCATTGCTGCAGTCGTGCCGTTTTGCATTCCATGGGCGTCGGGGCCGAATCCCACAGCCGATGTTCCACGATTGTGGATTACCCGGATTTGTCCACATGCTATCCACGACACGCCCGGCGCAGAGGGTCCCGTCCACAATGCCCATCCAGGTTGCCGGCGCTGTTCCCGCCCCGGCATTGTGGAGCCATGACCGATACATACACTATGCAGAAAACCTATTCGTCCGACGAAGCCCGTCTCGAGGCGATGGAGACCATCGAGGCCCGACTTGCCGGCAATGCGGTGTCCAGCCGTCAGGTCGGAGCGCTCGGCGAAGCATATGCCGCGGCCTGGCTTGAGGGGTTCGATTGGCTGGTGCTCGCCCGTAACTGGCATTGCCGCTATGGTGAGCTGGATATCATCGCATTGAGCCCCGAACGCCGCATCATATTCGTCGAGGTGAAGACCAGGCGAGGTGTGAGATTCGGCACGCCGCAGGAGGCCGTCACACCGTCGAAGCAGACGAATCTTCGACGTGCGGCATTGCAGTGGCTGGAGCGTAACGGCCACTTGTTGAGGCATAACGGCATGCGTTTCGATGTGGTCACGGTAAGCGTGCATGACGGGCAGGTGGCCGTGCATCGTATTCCGGGAGCGTTCTGATGGCGATCGGCGGCGCACTCTCCGTGGGGCTTATCGGCTTGAAGGCGTTCACTGTCACGATGCAGGCGTTCATCAGTCCGGGGCTTCCCTATTTCTCCATCATCGGCTTGCCGGATACCTCGCTGTCGGAGGCGCGCGAACGGGTGAAGTCGGCGTGCCAGGCGAGCGGCTTTACCTGGCCTCAGACCCGTGTGACGGTGAATCTCTCCCCCGCGTCGATGCCCAAACGCGGCTCGTCCTATGATCTGGCGATCGCCGCGGCGGTGCTGAGCGCGGCGGGAACGATACCCCCTGAAAGCCTGCTGTCCACGGTGGTGGTCGGCGAAGTGAACCTCGACGGCACAGTGCTGCCGGTGAATGGTCTGCTGCCGATTTTGCTTCATGCCCGCGAGCAGGGCGTGGAACGGGTGATCGTGCCCCAGGCGAACATGGATGAGGCCGAGCTGATCGACGGGCTGGATACGCGAGGCGTACGCCATGTGGGCGAGCTCATCGAGATGATGGGCGGTGAGGCGAGCTACCGTCTGCCCGATGAGATTCCCACAAGCAGAGGGGGCGAGGATGGCGCCAGCCAGCTTGTCAGCCCGGTGATCGGCGATATGAGCGAGGTGGTCGGGCAGGAGTATGCGAAATGGGCGATGGAGGTCGCGGCGGCGGGCGGGCATCATCTGCTCATGACCGGACCACCCGGTTCGGGCAAGACGATGCTCGCCTCGCGTATGCCGGGCATCATGTGCCCATTGTCGGAATCCGAGCAGCTTGAAGTGGCTACGGTTCGTTCGCTGTGCGGCACGCTGCCGGCCTACGGCATCAGCGATGTGCCGCCGTTCGAGGCGCCGCATCACACATCTTCCACCGCAGCGCTTGTGGGTGGCGGCACTGGCGTGGCCATGCCCGGTGCGATCACGAAAGCGCATCGTGGCGTGCTGTTCATGGATGAGGCGCCGGAATTCTCCGCACGATCGTTGCAGACCTTGCGCGAACCGCTGGAATCCGGGTATGTGGCGGTATCCCGCTCCAAGGGGACCGCCTATTATCCGGCGGCGTTCCAGCTGGTGATGGCTGCGAACCCCTGCCCGTGCGGCATGTCGTATGGCACCGGCGAACGTTGCACCTGCACGCAACGCGAGCGGCAACGATATTTCGCCAGGCTTTCCGGTCCGATTCTCGATCGCATCGACATTCAGGTCGAGGTGCCGCCGGTGTCCGGCATGCTGCTCGGCCAGGAGACGTTCAAGCGGCGAACGGGCAGTGCCGAGATCCGCGCGCGCGTCGTCGCGGCCCGCGATACGGCCCGTGAACGTTTTGCCGATATGGGGTGGATATGTAATGCGCAGGCTTCGGGCACGTGGATGCGTGAGCATTTATCCCATAAGGCGCTCGAACCGGTCAGCCGCGCATTGGAATCACAGCGGCTGAGTCTGCGCGGCGCCGACCGTGCCATGCGCCTGGCTTGGACACTGGCCGATCTCAAAGGGCTGACAAGTCCCGGACACGATGAGATCTCCCAGGGCATTGCATTGCGCACGCATGTGTGATCCGTTACGGGAATCGTTTGGAAAGGATCCATATTGAGTATTACGACCACCACAGCCGTTCCGAGGCAGCCGTCCTCATGCTTCCGCCCGTTGGAGGACACGCTGGCTCGCGCGGTGCTGACATTCTGCCTTGACGGCGCGGATGCGCTGATGTATGCAACGATCAAGGGCGCACAAGGTGCGGTCGAGGCTCTGCAGCTCATAATCGAATCCAAGCCGGGCGCTTCAGGGTGTGACGCCGCAACACGCAAACTTGAAGGCGTGTTTCTCACCGGGCTCTCCCGCTGGGGGCGAAAGCCCGGCAACCGGGCGCTG comes from the Bifidobacterium angulatum DSM 20098 = JCM 7096 genome and includes:
- a CDS encoding pyridoxamine kinase — translated: MSDEILFDRDPKYIPRVAAVHDMCGYGKCSLTAAIPILSAAGCDACPVPTALFSAHTRYAVYTFHDTTEILNGYLDAWRKENVELDGVYSGFLGSAEQVAIIKRLYDEYPQALRLVDPVMGDGGKTYPTYTPELCEAMGTLVSGADVLMPNLTEASILTGRAYPGQDLDDAQVNGVLDALLDLGAKHVVLKGIDRGDGMIRNYVASAATGSTGKRELAHGKLPFMVHGTGDAFASALCGAVMAGRSLAESARIAGEFVRHAMESTQYQPHHDERGVSFELNLNELTGLVHR
- a CDS encoding YraN family protein → MTDTYTMQKTYSSDEARLEAMETIEARLAGNAVSSRQVGALGEAYAAAWLEGFDWLVLARNWHCRYGELDIIALSPERRIIFVEVKTRRGVRFGTPQEAVTPSKQTNLRRAALQWLERNGHLLRHNGMRFDVVTVSVHDGQVAVHRIPGAF
- a CDS encoding YifB family Mg chelatase-like AAA ATPase, encoding MAIGGALSVGLIGLKAFTVTMQAFISPGLPYFSIIGLPDTSLSEARERVKSACQASGFTWPQTRVTVNLSPASMPKRGSSYDLAIAAAVLSAAGTIPPESLLSTVVVGEVNLDGTVLPVNGLLPILLHAREQGVERVIVPQANMDEAELIDGLDTRGVRHVGELIEMMGGEASYRLPDEIPTSRGGEDGASQLVSPVIGDMSEVVGQEYAKWAMEVAAAGGHHLLMTGPPGSGKTMLASRMPGIMCPLSESEQLEVATVRSLCGTLPAYGISDVPPFEAPHHTSSTAALVGGGTGVAMPGAITKAHRGVLFMDEAPEFSARSLQTLREPLESGYVAVSRSKGTAYYPAAFQLVMAANPCPCGMSYGTGERCTCTQRERQRYFARLSGPILDRIDIQVEVPPVSGMLLGQETFKRRTGSAEIRARVVAARDTARERFADMGWICNAQASGTWMREHLSHKALEPVSRALESQRLSLRGADRAMRLAWTLADLKGLTSPGHDEISQGIALRTHV